One stretch of Schizosaccharomyces pombe strain 972h- genome assembly, chromosome: III DNA includes these proteins:
- the ipi1 gene encoding rRNA processing protein Ipi1, with protein sequence MGKSKKAKAKRADFNKQKLKVGKSKNAPNNFTDTSFRTKTLVLPTQAALEKEDFNTTAKDQAYFAHLLGMLKHHNANQRQETLEKLTQYVLSHTSILTTSTALLLKLTSPLILDESSSVRDCLYRFLEKFIYIMGPELLEPNIGMIFLYTHSGMTHITPSIRNDSTKFLSLLINACKDRLSSSAISLQWKKTLECFTNLLGWNSESASVKRTTSFSKKSSANMIRHLTVCNDFLQLGLNPKLQAKNQQSSVHLKYPYLQQCIVIHPKYEAFRSPCSFAYLSLFNPNKHDLVDNPTFRWQTIYPLIPGIIEFIRNSWSDACPVVKDGSNSPSASKVCRTVLSMLGLFTEQVFSVADEPNNHRKKISQVLRKINRDIELININYGTDSEWRGVLKGYDKLRERAVELDALENPGK encoded by the exons atgGGTAAAtcaaagaaagcaaaagctAAAAGAGCTGATTTTAAT aaacaaAAACTCAAGGTGggaaaatcaaaaaatgcaCCAAATAATTTTACCGATACCTCATTCAGAACAAAAA CGCTCGTACTTCCAACACAGGCAGCTTTAGAAAAGGAGGATTTCAATACAACAGCTAAGGATCAGGCGTACTTTGCACATCTTTTAGGAATGTTAAAGCATCATAATGCCAATCAACGGCAGG AGACGTTGGAAAAGCTTACACAATATGTTTTATCTCATACAAGCATTTTGACGACGTCGACAGCGCTGCTGTTAAAGTTAACATCGCCTTTGATACTTGATGAATCCTCATCGGTACGAGATTGTCTATATCGAtttcttgaaaaatttatatatataatggGGCCAGAATTGCTGGAACCGAACATTGGAATGATATTTCTCTACACACACTCAGGGATGACTCATATTACTCCTTCAATACGGAATGACTCTACAAAGTTTCTCTCCTTACTCATCAATGCTTGTAAAGATCGGCTAAGTTCCTCTGCAATTTCGTTACAGTGGAAGAAAACATTAGAGTGCTTTACAAACCTTCTCGGGTGGAACTCAGAGAGTGCCTCTGTGAAGAGAACAACTAGCTTTTCAAAGAAGTCTTCCGCTAACATGATAAGACACCTAACTGTATGTAAcgattttttacaattggGTTTGAACCCTAAGTTAcaagcaaaaaatcaacaatcATCCGTTCATTTAAAGTATCCCTATTTGCAACAATGCATTGTAATACATCCGAAATACGAGGCGTTTAGATCTCCTTGTTCATTTGCATATTTGTCGCTATTCAATCCAAATAAACACGATCTTGTCGATAACCCTACTTTCCGTTGGCAGACAATATATCCTTTAATACCTGGAATTATAGAATTCATTAGAAACTCGTGGTCTGACGCTTGCCCAGTTGTTAAAGATGGATCCAACTCTCCGTCTGCTTCAAAAGTTTGTAGAACGGTTTTATCGATGCTTGGATTGTTTACTGAACAAGTTTTCAGTGTAGCTGATGAACCCAACAATCATAGGAAGAAAATATCTCAagttttaagaaaaataaatagggACATAGAGTTGATAAATATCAATTATGGAACAGATTCCGAATGGAGAGGTGTATTGAAAGGATACGATAAATTGCGCGAGCGTGCAGTGGAATTGGATGCATTGGAGAACCCGGGTAAATGA
- the rps1501 gene encoding 40S ribosomal protein uS19, producing the protein MAEEHDEAVRVAELRKKRSFRTFAYRGVELEQLLDLSAEQLVDLFHARARRRMLRGLGPNASRFIRKLRKAKTEAPLNEKPATVKTHLRNMIILPEMVGSVVGIYNGKLFNQVEIRPEMIGHYLGEFSITYKPTKHGRPGIGATHSSRFIPLK; encoded by the coding sequence ATGGCCGAAGAACATGATGAAGCCGTTCGCGTTGCCGAACTgagaaagaagagaagTTTCCGTACTTTTGCTTACCGTGGTGTTGAGCTTGAGCAGCTTTTGGATCTCTCTGCTGAGCAATTGGTTGATTTGTTCCATGCCCGTGCTCGTCGTCGTATGCTTCGTGGTCTTGGACCCAATGCCTCTCGCTTCATCCGTAAGCTCCGCAAGGCTAAGACTGAAGCTCCTCTTAATGAGAAGCCCGCCACTGTTAAGACCCATTTGCGTAACATGATCATCCTTCCCGAGATGGTCGGTTCTGTCGTTGGTATTTACAACGGTAAGCTCTTCAACCAAGTTGAGATTCGTCCTGAAATGATTGGTCACTACTTGGGTGAGTTCTCTATCACTTACAAGCCTACTAAGCACGGTCGTCCCGGTATTGGTGCCACTCATAGTTCTCGTTTCATTCCTCTTAAGTAA
- the spt2 gene encoding histone H3-H4 chaperone Spt2 — translation MAGTPSFQKLMALADSQSAQAAVQIEQLRKAQIREKAREITEERNRQRKLQRERELRQKYEEEQRRQQAMEAKRIAASTRQTSERPPLSAEEAKRIREVKEKDRLESKKNERQGKPRSYNELLRQASSAPAVNETSSSGLLQSKDKRSQSPHSPKKPVKNSSSRDQPVRNSGATSTASLPPAGLRAGRGSQISASLAWLKTGGASAAPSNPRQPPPTSNFSNRKARYASNGLVQLQTGPKRDKRSAGEVQDEIMKRRQNSSISQAATPRTVSNSETSYVGSPALKQSKPNSLKSNNTSRKTSASSAITKPKARPHTSRHDEFVVSDDDELNDRVPDVSSEIWKIFGKRKQDYVSRDVFSDEDDMEATGHDVWREEQAAARAARLEDELEEQRERERELAKKRRKNK, via the coding sequence ATGGCAGGAACCCCatcatttcaaaaattaatggCTTTAGCAGATAGCCAATCTGCCCAAGCCGCAGTTCAAATTGAACAATTGAGAAAGGCGCAGATCCGAGAGAAAGCACGGGAAATTACTGAAGAACGCAACAGGCAAAGGAAACTACAGCGTGAGCGTGAACTACGGCAGAAATATGAAGAAGAGCAAAGACGCCAGCAAGCTATGGAGGCGAAAAGAATAGCTGCATCGACAAGACAGACGTCGGAGCGGCCTCCCTTATCCGCTGAGGAAGCTAAAAGAATCCGTGAAGTAAAGGAGAAAGATCGGCtcgaaagcaaaaaaaatgagagGCAGGGTAAACCTCGTTCGTATAATGAGCTTTTGCGACAGGCATCTTCTGCACCAGCTGTCAACGAGACGTCTTCCTCGGGGTTGCTTCAATCAAAAGATAAGAGAAGTCAATCACCGCACTCTCCTAAAAAACCTGTTAAGAATTCATCATCTAGAGATCAACCGGTTCGTAATAGTGGGGCTACTTCCACAGCTAGTCTACCACCCGCTGGTTTACGTGCAGGCCGTGGTTCTCAAATATCGGCATCTCTAGCATGGCTTAAGACGGGAGGTGCGTCTGCCGCTCCTAGCAATCCTCGACAACCACCTCcaacttcaaatttttctaatcgTAAAGCCCGCTATGCTTCAAATGGACTTGTGCAACTACAGACTGGACCAAAACGAGATAAACGTTCAGCCGGTGAAGTACAAGATGAAATTATGAAAAGGAGACAGAATTCTTCGATTTCTCAAGCTGCCACTCCTAGGACAGTCTCTAATTCTGAAACTTCATACGTAGGTTCACCTGCACTAAAGCAATCCAAACCAAATTCATTGAAGTCTAACAATACATCTCGTAAAACATCGGCCTCTTCAGCCATTACAAAACCCAAAGCAAGACCTCATACCTCAAGGCACGATGAGTTTGTTGTTTCCGATGACGACGAGTTGAACGATCGAGTTCCTGATGTTTCCTCCGAAATTTGGAAGATATTTGGTAAGAGGAAACAGGACTATGTTTCTCGCGACGTATTTAGTGACGAAGATGATATGGAGGCCACCGGACATGATGTTTGGCGTGAGGAACAAGCGGCAGCTCGCGCAGCACGTTTGGAAGATGAATTAGAAGAACAACGCGAACGGGAACGAGAATTGgcgaaaaaaagaaggaaaaataaataa
- the pma2 gene encoding P3-type proton ATPase Pma2 yields MQRNNGEGRPEGMHRISRFLHGNPFKNNASPQDDSTTRTEVYEEGGVEDSAVDYDNASGNAAPRLTAAPNTHAQQANLQSGNTSITHETQSTSRGQEATTSPSLSASHEKPARPQTGEGSDNEDEDEDIDALIEDLYSQDQEEEQVEEEESPGPAGAAKVVPEELLETDPKYGLTESEVEERKKKYGLNQMKEEKTNNIKKFLSFFVGPIQFVMELAAALAAGLRDWVDFGVICALLLLNATVGFVQEYQAGSIVDELKKTMALKASVLRDGRVKEIEASEIVPGDILHLDEGTICPADGRLITKDCFLQVDQSAITGESLAVDKHQNDTMYSSSTVKRGEAFMVVTATADSTFVGRAASLVGAAGQSQGHFTEVLNGIGTILLVLVILTLLCIYTAAFYRSVRLAALLEYTLAITIIGVPVGLPAVVTTTMAVGAAYLAKKKAIVQKLSAIESLAGVEILCSDKTGTLTKNRLSLGEPYCVEGVSPDDLMLTACLASSRKKKGLDAIDKAFLKALRNYPKAKDQLSKYKVLDFHPFDPVSKKITAYVEAPDGQRITCVKGAPLWVFKTVQDDHEVPEAITDAYREQVNDMASRGFRSLGVARKADGKQWEILGIMPCSDPPRHDTARTIHEAIGLGLRIKMLTGDAVGIAKETARQLGMGTNVYNAERLGLSGGGDMPGSEVNDFVEAADGFAEVFPQHKYAVVDILQQRGYLVAMTGDGVNDAPSLKKADAGIAVEGASDAARSAADIVFLAPGLSAIIDALKTSRQIFHRMYAYVVYRIALSLHLEIFLGLWLIIRNQLLNLELIVFIAIFADVATLAIAYDNAPYAMKPVKWNLPRLWGLATIVGILLAIGTWIVNTTMIAQGQNRGIVQNFGVQDEVLFLQISLTENWLIFITRCSGPFWSSFPSWQLSGAVLVVDILATLFCIFGWFKGGHQTSIVAVIRIWMYSFGIFCLIAGVYYILSESSSFDRWMHGKHKERGTTRKLEDFVMQLQRTSTHHEAEGKVTS; encoded by the coding sequence ATGCAACGAAATAACGGCGAAGGGCGACCTGAGGGTATGCATAGAATTAGCCGCTTTTTACACGGCAATCCTTTCAAGAATAATGCTTCTCCTCAAGATGATTCAACCACAAGGACAGAAGTTTATGAGGAAGGGGGAGTGGAAGACTCCGCCGTCGATTATGATAACGCTTCAGGAAACGCAGCTCCACGTTTAACTGCCGCACCTAACACTCATGCTCAGCAAGCGAATTTGCAAAGTGGTAACACATCAATTACCCATGAAACTCAAAGTACCTCCCGAGGACAGGAGGCTACTACATCTCCATCGCTATCTGCTTCCCATGAAAAGCCTGCCCGTCCTCAAACCGGCGAAGGCAGTGataatgaagatgaagacgAAGATATTGATGCCCTAATTGAAGACTTGTATTCTCAAGAtcaagaagaagaacaaGTAGAAGAGGAGGAATCTCCTGGACCTGCTGGAGCTGCTAAAGTAGTCCCCGAAGAGCTCCTTGAGACAGATCCCAAATACGGTCTCACAGAATCTGAAGTCGAAgagaggaaaaagaaatacgGTCTTAATcaaatgaaagaagaaaagacaaataatattaaaaaattcctttcattttttgtgGGTCCAATTCAATTTGTAATGGAGCTAGCTGCTGCATTAGCAGCAGGTCTCCGTGATTGGGTTGATTTCGGTGTGATCTGCGCTCTTCTGTTGTTGAATGCAACGGTCGGCTTTGTTCAAGAATATCAAGCAGGATCCATTGTTGATGAactaaagaaaacaatGGCGTTAAAGGCAAGCGTTCTTCGCGACGGTAGAGTGAAAGAAATTGAGGCCAGCGAAATTGTTCCAGGTGATATTTTGCATCTTGATGAAGGAACTATATGCCCAGCTGATGGTCGCCTTATTACAAAGGATTGTTTTCTCCAAGTGGATCAATCCGCAATCACCGGTGAATCTTTGGCAGTGGATAAACACCAAAATGATACCATGTACTCATCTTCAACGGTGAAACGTGGAGAAGCTTTTATGGTAGTAACAGCAACAGCCGATTCAACTTTCGTAGGACGAGCAGCTTCTTTAGTCGGGGCAGCTGGTCAAAGCCAGGGCCACTTTACCGAAGTTTTGAATGGCATAGGTACAATTCTTTTGGTTTTGGTTATCCTCACCCTTTTATGCATTTATACAGCTGCATTTTATCGTTCTGTTCGTTTAGCTGCTCTGTTAGAATACACTCTGGCTATTACCATCATCGGCGTCCCAGTCGGTCTTCCTGCTGTTGTTACCACAACTATGGCAGTTGGCGCAGCCTACCTGGCTAAGAAGAAAGCCATTGTACAAAAGCTGTCAGCTATTGAATCACTCGCTGGAGTTGAAATCCTCTGCTCTGACAAAACTGGTACATTAACGAAAAACAGGTTATCGCTTGGAGAACCTTACTGCGTTGAAGGCGTCTCACCCGATGATCTTATGCTTACCGCATGTCTGGCTTCTTcgagaaaaaagaaagggtTAGACGCCATTGACAAAGCATTCCTTAAAGCGCTAAGAAATTACCCAAAAGCAAAGGACCAATTGTCAAAATATAAAGTTCTCGACTTTCATCCATTTGACCCTGTTTCTAAGAAAATTACAGCATATGTTGAGGCCCCTGACGGTCAAAGGATAACCTGTGTGAAGGGCGCCCCTTTATGGGTCTTTAAAACTGTACAAGACGATCACGAGGTGCCCGAAGCCATTACAGATGCGTACAGGGAACAAGTCAATGACATGGCTTCACGTGGTTTTCGTTCATTAGGTGTTGCGAGAAAAGCCGATGGAAAGCAATGGGAAATATTAGGTATTATGCCGTGCTCAGATCCACCCCGTCATGATACGGCTCGAACTATTCATGAAGCCATCGGTTTAGGTTTACGTATTAAAATGCTTACTGGTGATGCGGTTGGTATTGCCAAAGAGACAGCTCGTCAACTTGGTATGGGTACAAACGTCTATAATGCTGAACGCTTAGGTTTAAGTGGAGGTGGTGATATGCCAGGTTCGGAAGTCAATGACTTTGTAGAAGCTGCTGATGGATTTGCAGAAGTGTTTCCTCAACACAAATATGCAGTCGTTGATATTTTGCAACAAAGAGGTTATCTGGTAGCAATGACAGGTGACGGTGTTAATGATGCTCCATCATTAAAGAAAGCAGATGCCGGTATTGCTGTAGAAGGCGCATCTGATGCAGCCCGTTCTGCAGCCgatattgttttcttaGCCCCCGGTTTGTCGGCTATTATTGATGCACTAAAAACATCTCGTCAAATTTTCCACCGCATGTATGCATACGTTGTATATCGTATTGCATTATCTCTTCATCTCGAAATCTTCTTAGGTCTCTGGCTAATTATTCGTaatcaattattaaatttggAGCTAATCGTTTTTATTGCTATTTTCGCCGATGTAGCCACCCTGGCAATTGCCTATGACAATGCTCCTTATGCAATGAAACCAGTGAAATGGAATTTGCCAAGACTCTGGGGACTTGCTACTATAGTAGGTATTTTGCTGGCTATTGGAACTTGGATTGTGAACACCACAATGATTGCCCAAGGTCAAAATCGTGGTATCGTTCAGAATTTTGGTGTCCAAGATGAAGTTTTGTTCcttcaaatttctttgacCGAAAATTGGTTAATTTTCATAACCCGATGTAGCGGTCCTTTCTGGTCTTCCTTCCCATCATGGCAGTTAAGCGGTGCAGTATTGGTGGTGGATATCTTAGCTACCTTATTCTGTATTTTTGGATGGTTTAAAGGAGGCCATCAAACGTCCATTGTCGCTGTTATTCGCATTTGGATGTATTCTTTTGGAATCTTCTGCCTTATAGCAGGAGTTTATTATATACTTTCAGAATCCTCTTCATTTGACAGATGGATGCACGGAAAACATAAGGAACGTGGCACTACCAGAAAGTTGGAAGACTTTGTTATGCAGTTGCAACGTACCTCAACTCATCACGAGGCCGAAGGTAAAGTCACTAGTTAA
- the fta4 gene encoding protein Fta4, which produces MDIYEHKKSFMERQIRLLNRPMRPPKDWKLPLKSGQLSESVVETVFQRLQLRIQKHAKLNYSHQATQHVAAQIRKLYEQNSAIEDITFLNPLFYGEIDLSNLDSVKSLPHPWPFQKESRPVEKDEEQEKFNRLTGELLGLLTTLSELEQERSELEQIEKMLEPFEDGPSSIHTNMWKKNPELISTLNSTNTMVAKINSLLRGVSFPSLNNDNQEASLEDEIRSQLFEKTISDD; this is translated from the exons ATGGATATTTACgaacataaaaaatcattcatgGAACGACAGATACGGCTGTTGAACCGACCTATGCGCCCTCCAAAGGATTGGAAACTTCCTTTAAAATCCGGTCAGCTTTCAGAATCAGTCGTTGAAACTGTATTCCAAC GATTGCAACTTCGTATCCAAAAGCATGCAAAGCTAAATTATTCACATCAAGCAACTCAGCATGTTGCCGCTCAAATACGAAAGTTATATGAACAAAATAGCGCTATTGAGGACATTACCTTTTTAAATCCATTATTTTATGgagaaattgatttaagCAATTTAGACAGTGTAAAATCACTTCCCCATCCATGgccttttcaaaaagaatcCCGACCTGTCGAAAAGGATGAGGAGCAAGAGAAGTTCAATCGTCTTACGGGAGAGTTACTTGGTCTATTAACAACGTTGTCAGAATTAGAACAGGAGCGCTCTGAACTTGAGCAAATCGAAAAAATGTTGGAACCTTTTGAAGATGGGCCTTCTTCAATACATACGAATATGTGGAAGAAAAACCCTGAATTGATATCAACCCTCAACAGTACGAACACCATGGTAGCTAAAATTAATTCTCTTCTCAGAGGGGTttcatttccttctttAAACAATGACAATCAGGAAGCGTCATTGGAGGACGAAATCAGAAGCCAATTATTCGAAAAAACTATTTCTGatgattaa
- the ers1 gene encoding RNA-silencing factor Ers1: MGKVSANNQSGFFKFYIDTALLLNAEFISSFTNCINSEYNGKVKISYSSSSQQFKVIVYEEHKREAFSLFEEIVQKLKRESTVYKKPRLDIHPFGQLHYDFTTLLNFQRYLDLGYGIEDVKIKENEDIVKSKVGKKPTSSDFYIPCLIKPKIITPFEWEGNFKQVIYSPTVYNGSFKRLFYLPDNNDLLKEFAHATNTKYKASLKDNKIVVLANNDQDINAMLEKMKHIENLVSQKVYEYPEETLVYAGKIAPCQLKFLKLKFENEILYTAMHTTSIFKSVFNILGSFYTMRLLRNKHDGDSYELVPVFAKNPSKTPPCNDNFKIFSDDIKLIGCKIFAGVSLNFSSPKPAHRFYELNKTSSNLSIPVLQKPSNFHSSSTELSDNSIHQGRRAVDPVVNQNNPSNFEEMIMNKLNKLPTIDKQILGTSSLTHFQDKTTAIEHSINKSNSKQPPRFKFQLPPRPTSNTLPLEPEEELVTRYSVSSDGNTVDEAITKQSQTFQLVNSNEFNEVNANDVHKSLRQNCAKLDFDDSKSKNLLSVECLELDKGSDCSTPKSGSLTPSIDMKFLRLQDEKMDDLGDNYYTILMSSNPVSSYGVGSLYLFQPKIVCSEKYINHEEIDNMNLKSLHRWLSRSLHVLQSFSGEIELNLEFGVILYPNISSDVSACSHGFMNIYKDLNLPRSYFADCITKSVSNIDSLLNTPVKILFGRTEYTYPLIEHEVLDSKNYFVFKGSLLFTDDKRNKTEDSTVFFSMICSSKLDQFAFYKDSKQSSTCTINFPLALWDSRLRIETKVPLNDAILTEFSKSIRFRNVNKDLLLVFGNMEDRVIIHSVTRINENSVPFNKNLLPHSLEFILKCSKVKSYDISPSSINSKEAFVCLDRSKESKPIESCFSLSIQSVYMQSQFKYNNSIRAGETAPWKLANKQFIGGAITENVSDLYTAAIIMVNQLGGIHPTI; encoded by the exons ATGGGTAAAGTATCTGCAAACAATCAATCTG gattttttaaattttatatcGATACAGCGTTGCTTTTAAATGCTGAATTTATATCCTCCTTCACAAATTGTATAAA TTCTGAATATAAtggaaaagtaaaaatttcttactcttcttcatctcAG CAATTCAAAGTCATAGTGTACGAGGAACACAAAAGAGAAGCGTTTAGTCT TTTTGAGGAAATAGTTCAAAAGTTGAAGCGCGAATCAACTGTTTACAAGAAACCACGCCTAGATATTCATCCATTCGGGCAATTGCATTATGATTTTACTactttattgaattttcaaagGTACTTAGACTTAGGATACGGTATTGAAGAtgtgaaaataaaagaaaatgaggACATTGTTAAGTCTAAAGTGGGCAAGAAACCGACATCCTCCGATTTTTATATTCCTTGCTTGATAAAACCTAAAATCATTACTCCTTTTGAATGGgaaggaaattttaaacaGGTCATTTATTCGCCTACTGTTTACAACGGGAGTTTCAAGCGATTATTTTACCTTCCCGACAATAATGATTTGCTCAAGGAGTTTGCGCATGCTACCAACACAAAATACAAGgcttctttaaaagataat AAAATAGTTGTATTAGCCAATAACGATCAGGACATTAATGCTATGTTGGAGAAAATGAAGCATATAGAGAATTTAGTGTCCCAGAAAGTCTATGAATATCCTGAAGAAACTCTTGTTTATGCAGGAAAGATTGCACCCTGCCAACTgaaatttctaaaattaaaatttgaaaacgaGATTTTATACACAGCTATGCATACGACAtctattttcaaaagcgTTTTCAATATCCTTGGATCTTTTTATACTATGAGATTATTGAGAAATAAACATGATGGTGATTCTTATGAGTTGGTACCAGTTTTTGCTAAAAATCCTTCCAAAACCCCTCCCTGTaatgataattttaaaatattttctgaTGATATAAAGCTGATAGgatgtaaaatatttgcaGGTGTTTCTTTAAACTTCTCTTCTCCGAAACCAGCGCACAGATTTTACgagttaaataaaacttcATCCAATTTGTCGATCCCAGTCTTACAAAAGCCGTcaaattttcattcttcGTCAACCGAATTATCTGATAATTCAATTCATCAAGGAAGGAGAGCAGTTGATCCTGTTGTTAACCAGAATAATCcgtcaaattttgaagaaatgaTTATGAACAAGTTGAATAAATTACCCACGATTGATAAGCAAATTTTAGGAACTTCATCTTTGACCCATTTCCAAGATAAAACAACTGCAATTGAGCATTCAATTAATAAGTCTAATAGCAAGCAGCCTCCTCGGTTCAAATTTCAGCTTCCTCCTCGACCTACGAGCAATACTTTACCATTGGAACCTGAAGAAGAGCTGGTTACTAGATATTCTGTTTCTTCGGATGGTAATACTGTTGACGAAGCAATAACTAAACAGTCTCAGACTTTTCAATTGGTCAATTCAAATGAATTTAATGAAGTTAACGCTAATGATGTTCATAAATCTTTGCGACAAAATTGCGCAAAATTGGATTTCGACGATTCAAAGTCTAAAAACCTATTAAGTGTAGAATGTTTAGAGCTTGACAAAGGATCAGATTGTTCCACTCCAAAATCTGGCAGCTTAACTCCTTCAATTGACATGAAGTTTTTACGTTTACAAGATGAGAAAATGGACGACCTTGGTGACAACTATTATACAATTCTAATGTCTTCCAATCCGGTATCAAGCTACGGTGTGGGAAGCTTATACTTATTTCAACCAAAAATAGTATGCTCTGAAAAATACATTAATCACGAAGAGATTGACAAcatgaatttgaaatcaTTGCACAGATGGTTATCTAGAAG CTTGCATGTACTTCAATCCTTTTCAGGtgaaattgaattgaatttaGA GTTTGGCGTCATACTATATCCAAATATCTCATCAGATGTGTCGGCTTGTTCACATGGTTTTATGAATATATATAAGGATTTGAATCTTCCCCGATCATATTTTGCAGACTG CATTACCAAATCAGTTTCGAATATCGATTCATTATTGAATACTCCTgtgaaaattttgtttggaCGTACTGAGTATACTTATCCTTTAATAGAGCATGAAGTATTAGATTCAAAGAATTACTTTGTTTTCAAGGgaagtttattatttacagaTGATAAGAGAAACAAGACAGAGGATTCCActgtatttttttcgatGATTTGTTCTTCAAAGTTAGATCAGTTTGCGTTTTATAAAGATTCTAAGCAATCTTCTACTTGCACTATCAATTTTCCTTTAGC CTTATGGGATTCCCGTCTACGTATCGAAACGAAAGTCCCTTTAAATGATGCGATACTTACAGAGTTCTCCAAAAGTATTAGATTTAG AAACGTAAATAAGGATTTACTGTTAGTCTTTGGAAATATGGAAGACAGAGTAATAATTCATTCGGTCACAAGAATTAATGAAAACTCTGTAccttttaacaaaaatttactcCCTCACTCTCTAgaatttatattaaaatgtTCAAAAGTTAAGAGCTATGACATTAGCCCGTCATCTATTAATTCCAAAGAAGCCTTCGTTTGTCTCGACAGATCCAAGGAAAGCAAACCTATAGAATCCTGTTTCAGTCTAAGTATACAAAGTGTGTACATGCAGTCTCAGTTCAAATATAATAACAGTATACGCGCAGGAGAAACGGCTCCGTGGAAACTTgcaaataaacaattcaTTGGTGGGGCTATTACTGAGAATGTTTCAGACTTGTATACTGCAGCAATTATTATGGTGAATCAATTAGGGGGGATACACCCTactatttaa